A region of Maridesulfovibrio sp. DNA encodes the following proteins:
- a CDS encoding rubrerythrin family protein, whose protein sequence is MTKTLENLKAAFAGESQANRKYLAFAEKAEAEGKPGVAKLFRAAAAAETIHAHAHLRLMKGIGSTEENLKQAIEGESYEFESMYPEMMEDAKAEGENAVLRYFGFANEAEKIHANLYTEALNADGDVFAEAEFYICSVCGHTQNGAATEKCPICGAAPKAYSKVD, encoded by the coding sequence ATGACTAAAACACTTGAAAATCTTAAAGCAGCTTTCGCAGGCGAATCTCAGGCTAACCGCAAATATCTCGCTTTCGCAGAAAAGGCTGAAGCAGAAGGCAAACCCGGAGTAGCTAAACTTTTCCGTGCCGCAGCAGCTGCCGAAACAATTCATGCTCATGCCCACCTTCGCCTCATGAAAGGTATCGGCTCCACTGAAGAGAACCTTAAACAGGCCATTGAAGGTGAGAGTTACGAATTTGAATCCATGTACCCCGAAATGATGGAAGATGCCAAAGCAGAAGGCGAAAATGCAGTACTGCGTTACTTCGGCTTTGCCAACGAAGCTGAAAAAATTCACGCCAACCTTTACACCGAAGCACTCAATGCAGATGGTGATGTTTTCGCCGAAGCTGAATTTTACATCTGCTCCGTATGTGGACATACCCAGAATGGTGCAGCCACTGAAAAATGCCCCATCTGTGGTGCAGCCCCCAAGGCCTACAGCAAAGTAGACTAA
- the asnS gene encoding asparagine--tRNA ligase, which produces MRRTCVKDVLNAQSAASEILVKGWVRTKRDNKGFSFLEINDGSCLKNVQVIIDHTPEIEAELEKISTGASVSVLGELVESPGKGQRWEVRGKSIEMLGFADPETFPLQKKRHSDEFLRSIAHLRPRTNKFGAMFRIRSELSYAIHKFFRDKGFFYVHTPIITGSDCEGAGEMFRVTSLDHEALASMKKEDQAANDFFGKEAHLTVSGQLDAEMYALSLGQVYTFGPTFRAEKSNTPRHAAEFWMIEPEVAFADLNDNMDLGEEMVKYLITHVLDKCADDIELFANFVDKTLMETLRNTLDNEFERIRYEDAVNLLQRCKKAKKFEYYPEYGQDLQTEHERYLTEKHFKKPVIVYDYPKEIKPFYMRLNDDDKTVAAMDLLVPRIGELVGGSQREERLDILESRIAETGMDSEEYWWYLDTRRFGTAPHAGFGMGFERMLMLLTGVTNIRDVIPFPRTPKNLEF; this is translated from the coding sequence ATGAGAAGAACATGCGTGAAAGATGTTTTGAATGCCCAGAGTGCTGCCTCTGAAATTCTGGTCAAAGGATGGGTCCGCACAAAGCGCGACAACAAAGGCTTTTCCTTTCTGGAAATCAATGACGGCTCCTGCCTTAAAAATGTGCAGGTCATCATTGACCATACGCCTGAGATAGAAGCCGAACTGGAAAAAATTTCTACCGGGGCATCAGTGAGCGTACTAGGTGAACTGGTTGAATCCCCCGGTAAAGGGCAGAGATGGGAAGTGCGGGGCAAATCAATTGAAATGCTCGGTTTTGCTGATCCCGAGACTTTTCCGCTCCAGAAAAAACGTCATTCCGATGAATTTTTACGCTCCATTGCCCATTTGCGTCCCCGCACAAATAAATTCGGGGCCATGTTCCGTATCCGTTCCGAACTTTCTTACGCAATCCATAAATTTTTTCGCGACAAAGGTTTTTTCTACGTTCACACTCCGATCATTACCGGGTCTGATTGTGAGGGAGCAGGGGAGATGTTCAGGGTTACTTCCCTTGATCATGAAGCCCTCGCTTCCATGAAAAAGGAAGATCAGGCAGCAAACGATTTCTTCGGCAAGGAAGCGCATCTGACTGTTTCTGGACAGCTTGATGCTGAAATGTATGCTCTTTCACTCGGGCAGGTTTATACTTTCGGTCCTACCTTCCGTGCTGAAAAATCCAATACCCCGCGCCACGCTGCAGAGTTCTGGATGATTGAACCTGAAGTCGCCTTTGCTGATCTTAATGATAATATGGATCTCGGCGAGGAGATGGTCAAATATCTTATCACTCATGTTCTTGATAAATGCGCCGACGACATTGAGCTGTTCGCAAACTTTGTCGACAAAACCCTCATGGAAACCCTGCGTAATACCCTTGATAACGAGTTTGAACGTATCCGTTACGAGGATGCGGTGAATCTGCTCCAGCGCTGTAAAAAGGCCAAGAAATTCGAATATTATCCCGAATACGGTCAGGATTTGCAGACTGAACATGAAAGGTATCTCACTGAAAAGCATTTCAAAAAGCCGGTTATCGTTTACGATTATCCCAAAGAGATCAAGCCGTTCTACATGCGTTTGAACGATGATGATAAGACTGTGGCCGCAATGGATCTGTTGGTTCCCAGAATCGGGGAGCTGGTCGGCGGTTCACAGCGTGAAGAAAGGCTGGATATTCTGGAAAGCAGGATTGCCGAAACCGGAATGGATTCGGAAGAATACTGGTGGTATCTTGATACCCGCCGTTTCGGAACTGCTCCTCATGCCGGATTCGGAATGGGCTTCGAGCGTATGCTCATGCTGCTTACCGGAGTAACCAACATCCGTGACGTCATTCCGTTCCCTAGAACTCCCAAGAATCTTGAATTCTAA
- a CDS encoding AraC family transcriptional regulator, translated as MLTIPSFIHSSPEFADITVDGITFVQFQSRKSEIRHEVCVSQHSLVFVIEGTKYIHSTDGDMVVRKGEAFFCRKGCHLMSEMIPEKGGTFDTVLFFFDDKMFANFVDRLPVKQSVYSGAERSAFNIKISEQVGIYLSSMMSLFDSPLGKNKDFLRLKVQELLHYICTTPGNSEFVRFLFLCRDEGRGDLSVVMEQYFNKNISLESMAELSGRSLSSFKREFKKTFKTTPARWIRERRMSWAEQLIRNSGKSITEISYESGYESLSHFSSLFRKNYGVTPREYRAELNSAKTGL; from the coding sequence ATGCTGACAATCCCCAGTTTTATTCATAGTTCTCCGGAATTCGCAGACATCACTGTGGATGGAATTACCTTTGTTCAATTCCAGAGCCGGAAGTCTGAAATCCGCCATGAAGTCTGCGTGTCGCAACATTCCCTTGTTTTTGTCATCGAGGGCACCAAGTACATCCATTCCACAGACGGAGACATGGTGGTACGTAAAGGGGAAGCCTTTTTCTGCCGTAAAGGGTGTCATCTCATGTCCGAAATGATTCCGGAAAAGGGGGGAACATTTGATACAGTTCTTTTCTTTTTTGATGATAAAATGTTTGCGAATTTCGTTGACCGCCTTCCTGTTAAACAGAGTGTGTATTCGGGGGCGGAGCGATCTGCTTTTAATATAAAAATTAGTGAACAGGTAGGCATCTATCTTTCGTCCATGATGTCGTTATTTGATTCACCTCTGGGAAAAAATAAGGATTTTTTACGGCTGAAAGTTCAGGAGTTGCTACATTATATATGTACAACACCGGGAAATAGCGAGTTTGTCAGATTTTTGTTTTTGTGCAGAGATGAGGGCAGGGGTGATTTATCTGTGGTTATGGAGCAGTATTTTAATAAAAATATCAGCCTTGAATCCATGGCTGAACTATCCGGCCGAAGCCTTTCATCTTTTAAACGTGAATTTAAGAAAACATTCAAAACTACCCCCGCACGCTGGATTCGTGAGCGGCGCATGTCCTGGGCGGAGCAGTTGATCCGTAATTCAGGTAAGAGTATTACCGAAATTTCTTATGAATCAGGGTACGAAAGTTTATCCCATTTCAGCTCTCTATTTCGTAAAAATTATGGAGTTACCCCCCGCGAATACCGCGCTGAACTGAATTCAGCAAAGACTGGCCTTTAA
- a CDS encoding GyrI-like domain-containing protein, which yields MDVQIWKLDAAKMAYTEHLGPYEEVGKAWEKLCAWAGPAGIFSPKTKFFGVYYDDPREVAPENLRSEACITVEDVIDAPVEIKFKDFTGGRYAVTTHLGPYEKLGESWLKFYEEWLPQSGEAHAESPCYEQYLNDPTNTKPEHLVTLLLMPLK from the coding sequence ATGGATGTGCAAATCTGGAAACTTGATGCGGCAAAAATGGCTTACACTGAGCATTTAGGACCTTATGAAGAAGTGGGGAAAGCATGGGAAAAACTCTGTGCATGGGCTGGTCCCGCCGGAATATTCAGCCCCAAAACCAAATTTTTCGGTGTGTATTATGATGACCCCCGCGAGGTTGCTCCCGAGAACCTGCGCTCTGAAGCCTGCATAACAGTTGAAGATGTCATTGATGCGCCTGTAGAAATTAAGTTTAAAGATTTCACCGGCGGCAGGTATGCAGTCACCACCCATCTTGGCCCATATGAAAAACTAGGAGAATCATGGCTTAAATTTTATGAAGAATGGCTCCCGCAAAGCGGTGAAGCTCATGCTGAATCACCCTGCTATGAGCAATATCTAAACGACCCCACGAATACAAAACCTGAACATCTGGTGACGTTACTGCTTATGCCTTTGAAGTAG
- a CDS encoding AraC family transcriptional regulator: MSTLLKPYNERMMEVLLYIQHNLDGDLSPETLADQACFSVAHFHRIFKGMIGESLKEHIRRLRLERAAYRLCYTDDQIMEIALDSGFESPVTFSRAFKKRFMVPPSDFRNNSRTMFAPGNDGKIHYRPEPSINSFKMDDSPAKCKVEIRVREETQVIFIRHVGSYFEVEKAWEKLCGWAYSKGLLSQDTEFLGLCYDDPDITPEEKIRYDACISIDKTVELPPEMGHQIIPAGKYAITTHYGSYEGLNDAYKEFYGKWLPANGYQLKNSLPSFEKYVKAPPDVPPEEAITEIWLAIY, from the coding sequence ATGTCCACTCTACTGAAACCATATAATGAAAGGATGATGGAAGTCCTGCTCTACATTCAGCACAATCTGGACGGTGACCTTTCCCCGGAAACACTGGCTGATCAAGCATGCTTTTCCGTAGCCCATTTCCACCGTATTTTTAAAGGGATGATCGGTGAAAGCCTCAAAGAACACATCCGTCGCCTGCGTCTGGAACGTGCTGCTTACCGGCTTTGCTACACTGATGATCAGATAATGGAGATAGCTCTTGATTCCGGTTTTGAATCCCCGGTAACCTTCAGCCGGGCATTCAAGAAAAGATTTATGGTTCCACCCAGCGATTTCCGGAACAATTCACGGACCATGTTTGCTCCCGGTAACGATGGTAAAATTCACTATCGCCCTGAACCCAGTATAAATAGTTTTAAAATGGATGACTCCCCTGCCAAGTGCAAAGTGGAGATACGAGTGCGGGAAGAAACACAGGTAATTTTCATTCGTCATGTGGGATCATACTTCGAAGTGGAAAAGGCATGGGAAAAACTTTGTGGCTGGGCATACAGCAAAGGCCTTCTATCACAAGACACAGAATTTCTGGGCCTCTGCTATGACGACCCGGACATAACGCCTGAAGAAAAAATCCGTTATGATGCATGTATCAGCATTGATAAAACTGTTGAACTACCACCGGAGATGGGACACCAGATCATACCGGCTGGGAAATATGCAATCACCACTCATTATGGATCATACGAAGGGTTAAACGATGCATACAAAGAATTTTATGGAAAATGGCTGCCTGCAAACGGCTACCAGTTGAAAAACTCTCTTCCCTCATTTGAAAAGTATGTAAAGGCTCCACCGGATGTTCCGCCGGAAGAAGCGATCACGGAAATCTGGCTGGCCATTTATTAA
- a CDS encoding lipid-binding SYLF domain-containing protein, translating to MNKFTLIVLMLISVFSAWGCSPVKQFVGNPCVSNSSTTMQRIVDSSACALNQMRSKSFGPQIDSLLEDARAVFIFPDVYKAAFMIGAEAGPGVLCAKDETGFWNGPAFFNMAGVDIGLQGGVEGKTLLVFLMDDQALEDALGGKIDLSLGADLAVGHTADRSNRGTFDAEGNILLLVDQAGAYGGMTYRTGAFMVSNDFNKRYYGKEVRVRELLMTHKYDKPAADALLMSLAGVY from the coding sequence ATGAATAAATTTACTTTAATTGTTCTTATGCTGATATCTGTGTTTTCAGCATGGGGCTGCAGTCCGGTCAAACAGTTCGTGGGTAATCCTTGTGTCAGTAATTCTTCCACGACAATGCAGCGCATTGTTGATTCTTCGGCTTGTGCGCTCAATCAGATGCGTTCGAAATCATTTGGACCACAAATTGATTCATTGCTGGAGGATGCTCGTGCAGTATTTATTTTTCCTGATGTCTACAAGGCAGCGTTTATGATCGGTGCGGAAGCAGGGCCGGGAGTCCTTTGCGCCAAGGATGAAACGGGATTTTGGAATGGCCCCGCTTTTTTTAATATGGCAGGGGTGGACATAGGATTGCAGGGAGGAGTTGAAGGTAAGACCCTGCTGGTATTTCTTATGGACGATCAGGCTCTGGAAGATGCCCTTGGCGGGAAGATAGACCTTTCACTGGGAGCAGATCTAGCTGTTGGGCATACTGCTGACCGGAGTAACCGCGGGACATTCGATGCAGAAGGAAATATCCTGCTTTTGGTTGACCAGGCTGGTGCTTATGGAGGGATGACCTACCGGACAGGGGCATTTATGGTCAGCAATGATTTTAATAAAAGGTACTACGGAAAGGAAGTCCGCGTCCGTGAACTGCTTATGACCCATAAATATGATAAACCGGCGGCAGATGCTCTGCTTATGTCTCTGGCAGGTGTTTACTAA
- a CDS encoding FUSC family protein — MNFTAFSSHQAHIKHGLKTGIAAVLAYILADLCNLKFGYWAALSAVIVMQINVADSIKMCWYRFSGTAIGAFIGVLCILVFPQTPHMTMLALFLSVGFCAYMTRYNNRYKMAAITTTIVTLASLGVPNRVEFGLFRVLEIGIGVASAFVTSITIWPMRASEGLKTDLFKQFEECAANYETLMEGFLDKQSSLIPSALEAFNSKLTKNREIYAKVIRLERFIYVEDTQLLGMKVDILEKCASHLRAMLHALNHVHGEGYNIIMETELRQLAKVTAQAMRDIGSKRIPDEQALHNALVASQQKLESLRKEGATRRFYLQKMIQFFAFYHGAQFICEDLLRYTRERKKINARRVKN; from the coding sequence ATGAATTTTACAGCTTTCAGTTCTCATCAGGCCCATATAAAACATGGACTCAAAACTGGTATTGCAGCAGTTCTTGCCTATATTCTTGCGGACTTGTGCAATCTCAAGTTCGGATACTGGGCAGCACTTTCTGCGGTCATTGTCATGCAGATCAATGTCGCCGACTCTATCAAAATGTGCTGGTATCGCTTTTCAGGAACAGCAATCGGGGCTTTCATCGGGGTTCTGTGTATACTCGTTTTTCCTCAAACACCTCACATGACCATGTTAGCGCTGTTTCTTTCTGTAGGCTTTTGCGCCTACATGACCCGATATAACAACCGCTACAAAATGGCCGCCATAACCACAACTATTGTAACTCTTGCCAGTCTCGGGGTACCGAACCGTGTCGAATTCGGACTGTTCCGTGTACTTGAAATCGGTATAGGAGTTGCCAGCGCCTTCGTAACCAGCATAACGATCTGGCCAATGCGTGCGTCCGAAGGTTTAAAAACTGACCTTTTCAAACAATTTGAAGAATGTGCTGCAAATTATGAGACTTTGATGGAAGGATTTCTGGACAAACAAAGCAGCCTGATTCCCAGTGCTCTCGAAGCTTTCAACAGCAAGCTTACCAAGAACAGGGAAATTTACGCCAAAGTTATTCGCCTTGAGCGTTTCATATATGTAGAAGATACTCAGCTATTGGGAATGAAGGTTGATATACTTGAAAAATGCGCTTCCCACTTGAGAGCCATGCTTCATGCCCTGAATCATGTTCACGGGGAAGGCTATAATATTATAATGGAAACTGAACTGCGCCAACTGGCTAAGGTAACAGCTCAAGCCATGCGCGATATCGGATCTAAAAGAATTCCCGATGAACAGGCTCTTCATAACGCACTGGTTGCCTCACAGCAGAAACTGGAAAGCCTACGCAAAGAGGGGGCCACGCGCAGATTCTACTTACAGAAGATGATCCAGTTTTTTGCCTTTTACCATGGTGCCCAGTTTATTTGTGAAGACCTGCTGCGCTACACTCGCGAACGGAAAAAAATAAACGCCCGACGTGTCAAAAATTAG
- a CDS encoding glycosyltransferase family 4 protein, with protein sequence MNILHLLGQIPDATGSGKYVQEMIKQSLHGGHTPYLVAGVPKGFTLKDTSLDGVIAPENCLFIYFEERELGFKVVGMSDVMPYPSTVCAHLTPDNITAYLSVFEKCIKKAITRFSPDLIHSNHLWMATAAARRAAPDIPLVTTCHGTCLRQHHLCPALGQSLYEALSGIDKIIALFEQQKFEIKKLLNVPGEKVVTISGGFNQGCFFREEEKSEADKNTIHLLYAGKLTRAKGVPWLLHCLTDLKDMPFHLHLVGGGHGLEKEECLHLAAKLGTKVTVHGVLPHQQLGQLMRNSDIFVLPSFYEGLPLVLLEALACGCRIVTTDLPGVQELFSINPADTIHMVKLPPLQTIDAPRTEDMPMLNKQLQSALRDAIFAVQSGKQPDAKLITQLTEKYTWNNIFKRIESVYRQSFSN encoded by the coding sequence ATGAACATTCTGCACCTTCTCGGTCAGATACCGGACGCAACCGGAAGTGGTAAATACGTTCAGGAAATGATCAAACAAAGTCTGCACGGAGGACATACCCCGTATTTGGTCGCAGGTGTTCCAAAGGGCTTCACATTAAAAGATACTTCGCTTGACGGAGTTATTGCTCCTGAGAATTGTCTATTCATCTATTTTGAAGAACGGGAACTGGGATTCAAAGTCGTGGGAATGAGTGATGTAATGCCGTACCCAAGTACAGTCTGCGCACACTTAACTCCGGATAACATCACGGCTTACCTTTCAGTCTTTGAAAAATGTATAAAAAAAGCTATTACTCGTTTTTCTCCGGACCTAATCCATTCTAACCATCTATGGATGGCCACAGCTGCAGCAAGGCGAGCTGCGCCTGATATTCCTCTTGTGACCACTTGCCATGGGACCTGCCTGCGCCAGCACCATCTATGTCCGGCATTGGGTCAATCACTTTATGAAGCTCTCTCCGGCATAGACAAGATCATAGCTTTATTTGAGCAGCAAAAATTTGAAATCAAAAAACTCCTGAATGTGCCGGGAGAGAAAGTAGTAACCATCAGCGGTGGATTTAACCAAGGATGTTTTTTTAGAGAAGAAGAGAAATCCGAAGCGGATAAGAATACAATTCATTTACTTTATGCAGGAAAACTCACTCGAGCTAAGGGCGTTCCATGGTTGCTGCACTGTTTAACGGATCTCAAAGACATGCCATTTCACCTGCATCTTGTGGGTGGCGGGCACGGCCTTGAAAAAGAAGAATGCCTGCATCTTGCCGCCAAACTGGGGACCAAAGTTACTGTTCACGGCGTCCTCCCTCATCAGCAGCTTGGGCAGTTGATGCGCAATTCCGATATATTTGTACTGCCTTCATTTTACGAAGGCCTTCCTCTTGTTCTGCTGGAGGCTCTTGCCTGTGGCTGCCGAATTGTCACTACGGACCTGCCCGGTGTTCAAGAGCTATTTTCAATCAATCCCGCAGACACGATCCACATGGTAAAGCTTCCTCCGCTTCAGACAATAGACGCCCCACGCACTGAGGACATGCCAATGCTCAATAAGCAGTTACAGTCAGCATTGAGAGATGCCATTTTTGCCGTACAGTCAGGAAAACAACCAGATGCAAAATTAATTACTCAACTGACAGAAAAATATACTTGGAATAATATTTTCAAACGTATTGAATCTGTATACAGGCAGTCATTTTCCAACTAA